A segment of the Trifolium pratense cultivar HEN17-A07 linkage group LG7, ARS_RC_1.1, whole genome shotgun sequence genome:
TAAGATATGTTATGCAGGAGAATAAGTGACTTGAAAGGACCAGATTCTCCTTTTCCGCAACTTATTAACTTGATGGTGCTGGAAACATTGTGAGTGAATTTCTTGGATTAAGAAAGAGGAGATGCTATAGCCTTTTTGCACTTAAAAACTTacatattataaaattatttgacaGAGTACTGAGGAGTTGCAATCTTATAGGAACAGTTCCTGAATATCTTGGAAATATTACCAATTTAAGATCATTGTAAGTAAtgctattattttaaatttggtcTTGTTGGTGTTATGCTTGGATGTTTCTTGCATCATTGATATGCTTTTAGAATAAGATGCTTCATTAAGATGCTTTTCAGAAACCATTATTTTCTCGAGTACTACCTATTCTGAAAGTTATTTCCTTTTCAGAGATCTCAGTTATAACAAATTAAGTGGACAGATTCCGAACACCTTGGGCGTCCTCGAGAACATAAATATTCTGTAAGCAATATCCTCTGGTTTCCAATGTGATTTTATGATTTCACCAAAATGGGGACATATATTTGTACATAGTTGAGGgtattcaattttgttttttatatatatctttCAGTGGGGATTTACAGTTGAGTTGCTTCTCATGGCATTATAGAAGTCATCTATAactctaaataaataaacaaacatgATTATGATATTGAAAATGGTAACCAATAGTTTGATCAATCAGTTTAGCTGTTTTATCTTCATTTCTTGAAAAAATTTAGGCCTGAACTAGGATGGCTAACTAAACAAATAAAACGAATTGATCGTAGTACGGTTTAAACTGATCAAGAGAGGATTAATGAAAAGGATATTATTCAATAGTATACCATTTTGATGATTCATTGATTAATGATAAGTTTTATAAATTGACTTATCTTATTGTTTTACCTAGATACTTAACTGGAAACCTTTTTACTGGACCACTGCCAAATTGGATAGCTAGACCAGACTACACGTAAGTAATCCTTCAAATGCTACTTATTAGATTTATTTAGTTGAAAATTATAACTTTTGCATCCTAAATTGTTGTACCATTAACTTTTGATATTTCCATACCACAAAGTGTTACATATAGTTGTTTGTTTCAACTTTAATTCTGAATCATATTTATAAATTGACACAGAGATCTTTCATATAACAACTTGAGCATTCAAAATCCAGAGCAGTTGACATGTCAACAAGGAACAGTGTAAGAATCACATTTTTGATATTTGCGTACTTTTTTGTTTCAACAATTTTAAGAAACAATCTAATCTTTGCCTATTTATCATGTACCTTAGGAACTTgttttcatcatcttcaaagAGAAGTAACTTGTAAGTTTTATACTATTCATACGTCACGAATCTCACGATAAATTGTTATAAGTATGTAGCTTACACAAATTATAATGTGATTATGCTTACATGTTACACACCTTCATTATTTTCTCAGGGGAATGGTTTCATGTTTGGGGAACAATGGCTGTCCTAAACGTAAGTTGATTTGTCATGGATTTCCTTTAGATTGTtcatttcaattatttatatatacatgcaaAGGTTGAAGGCGAAATgcaaaattttcttttcttagaATATCATACTTCTATATATTTATGTTAGCTTGAGATAGtcatttgaacaaattcattGGAAATGTTTGTCAATGTTCCATTTTTCCATGTTTCCCTGTCTTTAGAAGCATTTATTAATGATTGCCTAAAAATTATATCTGCATTTTGTGATAACAGGAAGATAGCAGATCCATTTACAATTATTAGCATTTTTACCTTAATTTTTGCCAAACTGATGTTTACTTTTTGTACTAATCTAGTTTGTTATATGAAGTTCAAGATTTTTATATTGAATGTAACCATATAGAATTTAACTACTCAAACATGTAAAGGTTTTGGTTGGAGAACTGAACATCTGTTATTCTTTATAGAATGAGTGTAGATCTCTCAAACacaattttctatttttcacgTTGTGAATctcattttgtcaaaaaaaaaaaaaagaagttgtgAATCTCATGTCACCAATCATATTTCAGTTTCTCTTTTTTCAAAAAGCCCATGTAAAACTTACAACATCAGTTTACAATCTTTTTACATGCATGAGGGtggaaaaatgatattttgtattattgatAACTTTTTCTAATGTCATCTTCATCTTATTGTACTTATTTCATCGTTTTCTGGTGGTCATTCCAGATTCATACTCTCTCCATATCAATTGTGGTGGGAAGCTCATAACTTCTAGTAAAAGCTTGACATATGATGACGATTCAAATGAAGTTGGACCAGCAAGCTTTCACCAGTCTGAATCGAACTGGGCCCTTAGCAACACTGGTCACTTCTTTGATAGTAGCCTTGTAGACTATTATACCTGGTCTAATAAAACTAATATTTCCATGGAAAATGCCGAACTGTATACGGATGCACGTGTTTCTCCTCTTTCTCTAACATATTACGGATTTTGCCTGGGAAATGGAAACTACACAGTAAATCTCCATTTTGCAGAGATAATGTTCACGGATGATCAAACATATAACAGCCTTGGAAGGCGTATATTTGACATCTATATTCAGGTGCATAATCTCATCATCTTATCTTTGTCATCAACTTGTTTAGTATTGAACAAACTTCCTTTGATCATTTTAAACCATTTGTGTTTTGATTGAAGTATTGCAGGGAAGGTTGGTGCTGAAGGATTTCAATATTGCAAAAGAAGCCGGTGGAGTTGGTAAGGCGATCATAAAGAAGTTCACTGCTATTGTGACTAATAATAACTTGGAGATTCGCCTTCATTGGGCTGGGAAAGGGACAACTGCTATTCCATTTGGATCAGTATATGGTCCTCTTATATCAGCTATATCGGTTGATCCTGGTCAGTCGTAGTTCTTCATGGTTCTTCTTACGCCATCATATTTTGTTATGTTTACTTCTTATGCTGTCATTTTAATCCTCTAATGTAATCTATATGTAAATCTCTTATATATCATAATCATGCAGACTTTACACCCCCAGTGGAAAAAGGAAGTAGCATACCTGTGCAGAATATTGTGGCAATAGTAGTTGCTGGAGCACTAGTAATCTTAGTTGTATTTGGCATAGCTTGGTGGAAAATATGTCGACGACAGATAGGTCCATTAGAAAGAGGTAAGCATTAAGAAGATACTTTAACTCTATAACACTCATGAATTTTAATGCATGATTGGGGTTTtgctagaaaaaaaaataaaaaaaatagaggtgAAAGGAAGGGGCTAGTGATATCGTATATGATGACCAATGAAGGTTTGGAAAATCCCTTTATACACATAGCAAGATTATTAGTATAAAGGGATTGTCAATGTCGAGTATCCATATTTAGTGTAAGAGATCTTTGATCTATCTTTTACGTCAATAACAGAGCTGAAGAGTTTAGACCTTCAAACGGGTTTATTTACCTTGAGACaaatcaaagaagcaacaaatAACTTTGATATTTCAAATAAGATTGGAGAAGGAGGATTTGGTCCTGTGTACAAGGTATTTTTCATACTATAATATATCCTCTTGGGTTATAATTCTTTTATTATAATCTCACATGTATTTTTCAACTTCTAACAAAATATCATTCCTCAAAATGGTAGGGATGTTTACCCAATGGGACATTGATAGCCGTCAAACAACTTTCTTCTAAATCAAAGCAAGGGAATCGCGAGTTTTTAAATGAGATAGGCATGATTTCTGCTTTGCAACATCCTTATCTTGTTAAACTCTATGGTTGTTGTGTGGAGGGATATCAATTGTTACTGATATATGAATACTTGGAAAACAATAGTCTTGCTCGTGCTTTATTTGgtaattatttctatattctcCACTTCAGTTGCTATTTATGCGATTGTGCACATTTTCTATCTTAGCACGTTACTATGCGGTATCGTGTTCTGATTTTTATTACATTCACAAATAAAGGTCCAGAGGAACACCAAATAAGATTAGATTGGTCAACAAGGAAGAAGATATGTGTTGGTATTGCTAGAGGTTTGGCATTCCTTCATGAAGAATCAAGACTGAAGGTTGTTCATCGGGACATCAAGGCCACTAATGTGTTACTTGATACGGATCTCGACCCAAAGATATCTGATTTTGGTTTGGCCAAGCTTGATGAGGAGGACAATACTCACATTAGCACTAGAATTGCTGGTACCTAGTGAGTAACAATTCTTGCCTTCTCCGagtttattaaaaagttatcaaatgatatttttataatataataatatatgatacCATGTTGTATACTGATATCAAGTTGTTGAAATGTTATGCTTCAATTATGCAGTGGATATATGGCTCCGGAATATGCAATGCATGGTTATTTGACCGACAAAGCAGATGTTTATAGTTTTGGAATTGTTGCCTTGGAGATCGTTAGTGGAAAGAGCAACACCCTTTATCAGTCAAAGGAGGAAGCATTCTATCTTCTTGATTGGGTAACTTTCTGATTGTTCGATTGTGTCATGCATATACCCTTTCCTCGTCCTGTCCAACAAGTAGATAACAACTTgtcaaaaatattaacaattaaGATACCGAATGCTAATTTTG
Coding sequences within it:
- the LOC123894920 gene encoding probable leucine-rich repeat receptor-like serine/threonine-protein kinase At3g14840 — encoded protein: MNMSLPLLFHLFLLVFCFISSFASGATLLEEEVQVMKDIGRTLGKKDWDFSKDPCSGENNWTSSVKVKGFENAVTCNCSFANATICHIVSIVLKSQNLSGTLPREFVKLHYLQQLDLTRNYLNGTIPSQWGSMINLVNISLLGNRLTGQIPKELGKIITLKSLVLEFNQLSGKLPPELGNLHQLERLLLTSNNFTGNLPATFAKLTKLKQIRLGDNQFSGTLPGFIQSWTGLERLVMQGSGLSGPVPSGISYLKNLTDLRISDLKGPDSPFPQLINLMVLETLVLRSCNLIGTVPEYLGNITNLRSLDLSYNKLSGQIPNTLGVLENINILYLTGNLFTGPLPNWIARPDYTDLSYNNLSIQNPEQLTCQQGTVNLFSSSSKRSNLGMVSCLGNNGCPKHSYSLHINCGGKLITSSKSLTYDDDSNEVGPASFHQSESNWALSNTGHFFDSSLVDYYTWSNKTNISMENAELYTDARVSPLSLTYYGFCLGNGNYTVNLHFAEIMFTDDQTYNSLGRRIFDIYIQGRLVLKDFNIAKEAGGVGKAIIKKFTAIVTNNNLEIRLHWAGKGTTAIPFGSVYGPLISAISVDPDFTPPVEKGSSIPVQNIVAIVVAGALVILVVFGIAWWKICRRQIGPLERELKSLDLQTGLFTLRQIKEATNNFDISNKIGEGGFGPVYKGCLPNGTLIAVKQLSSKSKQGNREFLNEIGMISALQHPYLVKLYGCCVEGYQLLLIYEYLENNSLARALFGPEEHQIRLDWSTRKKICVGIARGLAFLHEESRLKVVHRDIKATNVLLDTDLDPKISDFGLAKLDEEDNTHISTRIAGTYGYMAPEYAMHGYLTDKADVYSFGIVALEIVSGKSNTLYQSKEEAFYLLDWAHMLKERGDLMELVDSRLGSDFNKKEVLVVINAALLCTNVTSNLRPSMSSVVSMLEGSTAVPEFVPESSEVMDEKKMEVMRQYYYQKEENKTSKLQTQSRRLSNDGPWTATSSSADLYPIHLDSSYLEERN